The Deltaproteobacteria bacterium genome includes a window with the following:
- a CDS encoding corrinoid protein, which produces MIELQQITQTLIAGDADQVTSLVQKALDEGADPKTILDNGLVRGMDIVGDRMQEGDIFIPEVLMAAKAMTAAVSVLKPLLADADCSGAGRVVIGTVKGDLHDIGKNLVSMMLESAGFQITDLGTDVSPEHFVQAAVEQNAHIIGMSALLTTTMPVMKNTIDALVASGLRDRVKVVIGGAPVTQKYADEIGADGYAADAGSASKLAKELVA; this is translated from the coding sequence ATGATAGAACTGCAGCAAATCACGCAAACATTAATAGCAGGGGATGCTGACCAGGTTACCAGTCTAGTACAGAAGGCTCTGGACGAAGGCGCCGACCCAAAAACTATTCTTGATAACGGACTGGTCAGGGGCATGGACATTGTTGGTGATAGAATGCAGGAGGGAGATATATTCATCCCGGAAGTGCTCATGGCAGCCAAGGCCATGACTGCTGCGGTGAGCGTTCTCAAACCTTTGCTGGCTGACGCTGACTGCAGCGGGGCAGGCAGAGTAGTTATCGGCACCGTCAAAGGAGATCTGCACGACATTGGCAAGAATCTGGTGAGTATGATGCTCGAAAGCGCAGGTTTTCAAATCACAGATCTTGGCACAGACGTCTCGCCGGAACACTTTGTACAGGCAGCAGTGGAGCAGAACGCTCATATCATCGGTATGTCTGCCCTGCTCACTACGACCATGCCTGTGATGAAAAATACCATTGACGCTCTGGTTGCCAGCGGCTTGCGGGATCGTGTAAAGGTGGTCATTGGCGGTGCTCCAGTAACCCAGAAGTATGCAGACGAGATCGGTGCCGA
- a CDS encoding LacI family DNA-binding transcriptional regulator translates to MKNRATIKDIAKVANVSTTAVSIALNNRPGVSSKTRQKILNIAKKLNYQPNYIARSLISRHSYTIGLILNSITDPFFPELAKGVEEYANKFGYNLLLCNTNRDLHAEKRAIEMLRSKGVDGIILATVTNDDPNIVPLLEDRFPFVLINRFSMDPALENRVDYVVLDNYSGGYAGIRHLWRLGHDRIAIVSGEKNTSTATLRTSGSLQALKDCGLEYDPDLVVEGGYQRHLAYRAAKRLLAMETPPTAYFAHDDYMAIGVREAILEKGLRIPQDVALMGFDDTEIASFAGIELTTISQKKYEMGAKGAEILIKKVEGVLSGIVQQLILEAQLVIRKSCGHHLHGYIR, encoded by the coding sequence TTGAAAAACAGGGCTACCATAAAAGACATTGCAAAGGTGGCAAATGTCTCCACCACAGCGGTGTCCATTGCGCTGAATAATCGGCCCGGTGTGAGCTCGAAAACGCGCCAGAAGATCCTCAATATAGCCAAGAAGCTCAACTACCAGCCCAACTATATTGCCAGGAGTCTGATCAGTCGCCATAGCTACACTATCGGCCTGATTCTCAACAGCATCACCGATCCATTTTTCCCCGAACTTGCCAAGGGCGTGGAAGAATATGCCAATAAATTTGGCTATAATTTGCTGTTATGCAACACAAACCGTGACTTGCATGCAGAGAAGCGCGCCATTGAAATGCTACGCTCAAAGGGTGTTGACGGCATCATTCTAGCCACAGTTACAAACGACGATCCGAATATTGTGCCGCTATTAGAAGATCGTTTTCCCTTTGTTCTGATCAACCGCTTTTCCATGGACCCCGCTCTGGAAAACAGGGTAGATTATGTGGTCCTGGACAACTACAGCGGCGGCTATGCAGGGATAAGGCACCTGTGGCGACTGGGCCATGACCGCATCGCTATCGTCAGTGGTGAAAAGAACACCTCTACGGCCACTTTGCGGACAAGTGGTTCTCTGCAGGCGCTCAAAGATTGCGGCCTTGAATATGATCCGGACCTCGTTGTTGAGGGAGGCTACCAGCGCCACCTGGCGTACCGAGCAGCCAAGAGACTGTTAGCTATGGAAACGCCCCCCACCGCCTATTTTGCCCACGACGATTATATGGCCATCGGTGTTCGCGAGGCCATTCTGGAAAAAGGACTGAGGATACCACAAGATGTCGCCCTGATGGGATTCGACGATACAGAAATTGCCTCGTTTGCCGGGATAGAGCTGACGACAATCAGCCAGAAAAAATACGAAATGGGAGCCAAGGGTGCCGAGATCCTGATAAAAAAGGTCGAGGGAGTCCTGTCAGGAATAGTCCAGCAGCTTATTCTGGAGGCGCAGCTCGTCATACGCAAATCCTGTGGCCACCATCTCCATGGCTACATACGCTGA
- a CDS encoding trimethylamine methyltransferase family protein yields the protein MKRTLHAGKTQSVGFGFRIFSDDELYDIHLATLEVLQHTGVFVENEEALEILDGGGAVIDNKKKIAKLPPYLVEDSLRSAPPKFIMAGRRPEDDFVVESNRVGFTNFSEGILIADLETGELREPTKKDVADSAKLGDFLSEVSVYNRAVGAHDVPAEVAPVHNAEAFFNNTTKHCMIGPFSGYQLRQIVKMASAVVGGEDRLRQRPLVSFHTCPVSPLRLVNDTCEILMESARCGMMVNVISMAMAGASSSIHLAGTLVDHNAELLASVTLNQLTCKGAPIMYGSSTTAMDLRFAAATVGSPECAMINAGVAELARYNGLPSFVAGG from the coding sequence ATGAAACGGACGTTACATGCTGGCAAGACCCAGAGCGTGGGGTTCGGCTTCAGGATCTTCTCGGACGACGAACTCTACGACATCCACCTGGCTACGCTGGAGGTGTTGCAACACACAGGAGTCTTTGTGGAAAATGAAGAAGCTCTGGAAATTCTGGACGGCGGCGGCGCGGTCATTGACAACAAGAAGAAAATCGCCAAGCTGCCGCCTTATCTGGTGGAAGATTCGCTTCGTTCCGCACCGCCAAAGTTTATTATGGCTGGTAGACGGCCAGAGGATGACTTCGTCGTAGAAAGTAATCGGGTGGGCTTCACGAATTTTAGTGAAGGTATTCTTATAGCTGATCTCGAGACGGGTGAATTGCGCGAGCCCACCAAGAAGGATGTGGCCGACTCGGCCAAGCTTGGTGACTTTCTGAGTGAAGTATCGGTGTACAACCGTGCTGTGGGGGCCCACGATGTGCCTGCAGAAGTTGCCCCGGTGCACAATGCGGAGGCATTCTTCAATAATACCACCAAGCATTGCATGATTGGTCCGTTCAGCGGCTACCAGTTGCGTCAGATAGTCAAGATGGCCAGTGCAGTTGTGGGGGGTGAAGACAGGTTGCGCCAGCGGCCTCTGGTTTCCTTTCATACCTGTCCGGTCAGTCCGCTGCGACTGGTGAACGATACTTGCGAAATTCTCATGGAATCTGCCCGTTGCGGCATGATGGTGAACGTCATTTCCATGGCCATGGCAGGAGCTTCCTCATCGATACACCTGGCTGGGACACTGGTGGACCACAACGCGGAATTATTGGCCTCGGTGACCCTCAACCAGTTAACCTGCAAAGGGGCGCCAATTATGTACGGCAGCTCCACCACCGCAATGGACCTCCGTTTTGCTGCTGCCACCGTCGGCAGCCCGGAATGCGCCATGATCAATGCCGGGGTGGCAGAGCTTGCCCGCTACAATGGTCTACCCAGCTTTGTGGCTGGTGGTTAG
- a CDS encoding trimethylamine methyltransferase family protein, whose amino-acid sequence MADAQIGHEKTLTGLLTALAGANLIYGLGMLEMGVTFDFGQLVMDNEFAQMIKYCVRGIPVNDETLSVDVIKEIGPFKDFVSHQTTFNYMRSVSHPKLIDRRNREKWQERGGTDLHQRALEEARRILKEHQVPPLADEVRAEIRAIVEETEDQLRVGRHRPPF is encoded by the coding sequence ATTGCTGATGCCCAGATTGGCCATGAAAAGACGCTCACGGGCTTGTTGACAGCGTTGGCAGGGGCCAACCTGATCTATGGCTTGGGAATGCTGGAAATGGGCGTCACTTTTGACTTCGGCCAACTGGTCATGGACAACGAATTCGCGCAGATGATCAAATACTGCGTCAGGGGAATCCCGGTAAACGACGAAACGTTGTCTGTGGATGTCATCAAAGAAATAGGACCCTTCAAGGATTTCGTCAGTCACCAGACCACTTTCAATTATATGAGATCGGTGTCACACCCGAAGTTGATCGATAGACGCAACCGGGAAAAGTGGCAGGAGCGTGGGGGCACCGATCTGCATCAGCGAGCACTCGAAGAGGCTCGGCGCATTTTGAAAGAACATCAGGTTCCACCCCTTGCCGACGAGGTTCGAGCCGAGATAAGGGCGATCGTGGAGGAGACAGAGGATCAACTGAGGGTTGGCAGACATCGACCACCATTTTAG
- a CDS encoding trimethylamine methyltransferase family protein: protein MIVRDSRAGKLPPDTGLELNGGEVDRNPGSNTLIGLGPNSLPDSETRGSCTRSNEKGRRSTQASGSRDHMAGQQARADSSQGCCFELRVLTDEQLQTVHQATLDVLHSVGIRVESEEALEIFHGAGAGVEPRDDYSVVRFPPALIEDCISSAPSRLVYHGRLPEDDYVAEPGKVGFTTFGECVQIIDPVDRRVRSTTKDDLARITRICDRLEEIVVVERPVGSLDQFAPTQPLHNYEVMVSNTSKHIFLGFYSAENVKRIAQMAAACVGGVENFRRRPTITAFSCPTSPLVLARMCCEVIIQCARLGIGVCPISMVLSGATSPATLTGSLVVHNAEVLAAIALAQLAVRGTPCTYASCSTIMDLRFGVPATGAPEHGMISAALTRLAHYYELPCLVGGGLSDSKLPDCQAAYEFALSATVAALSGAHFVYGAGALESGLTFDYAKLIMDCEQIRRIQHLRRGMPISSDALALDVIKTVGPGGDYLIRQHTIDNMGTLSQADLFDRRNRSMWMNKTGGKDLTERAYEKANHVLATHEPAPLPGGAAETMRRIITEYEAELKRKDGLAASTGNTLK, encoded by the coding sequence ATGATCGTCAGAGACTCCCGGGCAGGTAAACTGCCGCCGGATACCGGGCTTGAACTCAATGGTGGTGAGGTGGATCGTAATCCTGGCAGCAATACACTAATTGGCCTGGGACCGAACAGTCTCCCTGACAGTGAGACCCGGGGCAGTTGCACCAGGTCGAATGAGAAAGGGAGAAGGTCCACACAAGCATCTGGGAGCCGCGATCATATGGCGGGACAGCAAGCAAGAGCGGACAGCAGCCAGGGATGCTGTTTCGAGTTGAGGGTCCTCACAGATGAGCAGCTCCAGACGGTGCACCAGGCGACCCTGGATGTGCTTCACTCTGTCGGCATCAGGGTGGAGTCAGAGGAGGCGCTGGAAATCTTCCACGGTGCAGGCGCTGGAGTGGAACCTCGGGATGATTACAGCGTGGTCAGATTCCCCCCTGCTTTGATCGAGGATTGCATCAGCTCGGCACCGAGCCGCCTCGTCTATCATGGCCGCCTCCCAGAAGACGACTACGTGGCTGAACCTGGCAAAGTAGGTTTTACCACCTTTGGTGAATGCGTGCAGATAATAGATCCAGTTGACCGCCGGGTTCGATCCACAACCAAAGATGATCTGGCCAGGATCACCAGGATCTGTGACCGGCTGGAGGAGATTGTCGTGGTCGAAAGACCGGTGGGTTCTCTAGATCAATTCGCCCCGACCCAGCCTCTGCACAACTATGAAGTCATGGTCAGCAATACCAGCAAACACATCTTCCTTGGCTTTTACAGCGCCGAAAATGTCAAACGCATCGCTCAGATGGCTGCCGCCTGTGTGGGTGGAGTGGAAAACTTTCGCAGGCGCCCGACCATAACCGCCTTCAGTTGTCCAACCAGCCCGCTGGTTCTGGCAAGAATGTGTTGTGAGGTCATTATTCAATGTGCCAGGCTCGGTATTGGTGTCTGTCCAATCTCCATGGTGCTCTCCGGAGCCACGTCTCCGGCGACATTGACAGGGTCCCTTGTTGTTCATAACGCTGAAGTGCTCGCCGCCATCGCGCTAGCTCAACTGGCAGTCAGAGGCACACCCTGTACCTACGCCAGCTGCAGCACCATAATGGACTTACGGTTCGGCGTCCCGGCCACCGGCGCTCCAGAGCACGGTATGATCAGCGCCGCACTCACCAGACTGGCCCACTACTACGAGCTGCCATGCCTGGTGGGCGGGGGGCTTTCCGACAGTAAACTGCCTGATTGTCAGGCGGCCTATGAATTTGCCCTGTCAGCCACTGTGGCGGCGTTGAGTGGGGCGCACTTTGTTTACGGGGCTGGCGCCCTGGAGTCCGGACTGACCTTCGACTACGCCAAGCTTATTATGGATTGCGAGCAGATCCGCAGAATTCAACACCTGCGAAGGGGTATGCCGATCAGCAGCGACGCCCTGGCCCTGGATGTCATCAAAACCGTTGGACCCGGGGGCGATTATTTGATCCGGCAGCATACCATCGACAATATGGGGACGCTCTCCCAGGCTGACCTTTTTGACAGAAGAAACAGATCCATGTGGATGAATAAGACAGGGGGGAAAGACCTTACAGAACGAGCATATGAGAAGGCCAACCACGTTCTGGCGACGCATGAACCGGCGCCACTGCCAGGGGGGGCGGCAGAGACAATGCGAAGGATCATAACCGAGTACGAGGCTGAACTGAAGCGGAAGGATGGTCTTGCGGCCAGTACCGGAAACACGCTGAAGTGA
- the gabT gene encoding 4-aminobutyrate--2-oxoglutarate transaminase — protein sequence MDGVTNQLMAERRKQAITTAVGNVSLKFMESAAGAILRDVEGREYIDFAGGIGTMNVGHSHPKVVAAIKAQAEKLTHTCFMVNPYASAVELAEKLCRLTPGDFPKKAVFLNSGAEAVENAVKVARYTTKRQAIIVFDNGYHGRTLLTMTMTTKVNPFKMGFGPFAPEVYRLPFADTSGPEKLYDSFVRQINPESVAAVVAEPVQGEGGFVAPPSGYFQEVSRICRDNGILFIMDEIQSGMGRTGRMFASEHWQIEPDLIVVGKSLAAGMPLAAVVGKSEIMDAVHVGGLGGTYGGNPVACAAALAVLEIFESESMLEKSRALGNKLRSRFEKWQKKYSLVGDIRGLGAMLGFELVKGPNRDPATDEARELVSYCNENGLVLLVCGIYGNVVRCLAPFVITDQQLEKGFSILEAGLEHIHQ from the coding sequence ATGGATGGCGTAACGAATCAACTGATGGCAGAAAGGAGAAAGCAGGCCATTACTACAGCGGTTGGCAATGTGTCGCTGAAATTTATGGAGTCGGCTGCCGGGGCGATACTTCGTGATGTGGAGGGTCGGGAGTACATTGATTTTGCCGGAGGCATCGGCACCATGAACGTGGGTCACAGCCATCCAAAGGTTGTGGCAGCGATTAAGGCGCAGGCTGAAAAACTTACCCATACCTGTTTCATGGTCAATCCTTATGCTTCGGCGGTTGAACTGGCTGAAAAGCTTTGCCGGTTGACACCCGGTGATTTTCCAAAAAAGGCAGTCTTTCTGAACAGCGGTGCCGAGGCTGTGGAAAACGCCGTGAAAGTCGCCCGCTATACCACCAAGCGCCAGGCAATTATTGTGTTTGACAATGGCTATCATGGCCGAACACTTCTGACCATGACAATGACCACAAAGGTCAACCCATTCAAGATGGGATTTGGTCCATTTGCGCCGGAGGTCTACCGGCTGCCATTTGCAGACACCTCCGGTCCAGAAAAACTCTACGATTCTTTTGTGAGGCAGATCAATCCAGAGTCTGTTGCAGCCGTAGTCGCTGAACCCGTGCAGGGCGAAGGGGGCTTTGTGGCACCTCCAAGCGGCTATTTTCAGGAAGTTTCCAGGATATGCCGCGACAACGGTATCCTGTTCATAATGGATGAGATTCAAAGCGGTATGGGACGTACAGGCCGGATGTTCGCCAGCGAACATTGGCAAATTGAACCAGACCTCATAGTGGTTGGCAAGAGCCTTGCCGCCGGCATGCCCCTGGCCGCAGTTGTAGGAAAGTCAGAGATCATGGATGCCGTGCATGTGGGAGGACTTGGCGGCACCTATGGTGGAAACCCGGTGGCTTGTGCCGCTGCACTGGCGGTGCTGGAGATTTTCGAATCGGAATCAATGTTGGAAAAATCCCGGGCCCTGGGCAACAAACTTAGATCTCGTTTTGAAAAATGGCAGAAAAAATACAGTCTCGTGGGTGATATCAGAGGACTGGGTGCCATGCTGGGATTTGAGCTGGTAAAAGGGCCCAACCGCGATCCAGCCACAGATGAAGCCAGAGAGCTTGTCAGCTACTGCAATGAAAATGGCCTGGTTCTTCTAGTCTGCGGCATCTACGGAAACGTTGTGCGCTGCCTGGCGCCTTTTGTCATTACGGACCAGCAACTCGAAAAGGGATTTTCGATACTAGAAGCAGGCCTGGAGCACATCCACCAGTAG